The proteins below are encoded in one region of Brachionichthys hirsutus isolate HB-005 chromosome 12, CSIRO-AGI_Bhir_v1, whole genome shotgun sequence:
- the sowahca gene encoding ankyrin repeat domain-containing protein SOWAHC translates to MTALHCTEQTVQEFLVKGGGRVRQMELIDHFLSICGGGDQSNDEVLKRVVDSVGFVKVENGVTFVCLNADDGVRSATRADAGGRDYAECNGNIPEIDDDNYVNGNPSIRAAAGAPTSSATSPDEQPNDNDRPAAPSQNNKPNAMTPVSGGGGPVKLRERRRRESAPVIGLPDLEGRPAGCQNQQVRGTRRVSRGSQRAVLVSCLSEDSTLDGLDPAGDVSTPKGSRRNFIELMMSSSPQVRRSLISRGSRLRDSAKSDGDSTSLLSAAADEDCASVTLDPLEHEWMLCASEGLWESLQPLLIVEPCLVAKKDFVTGFTCLHWAAKQGKAELLSRLLAFAKENAIPVNVNVRSSAGYTPLHLAAMHGHTQAVRVLLSDWEADPDARDYGGRRAIQYLPPSLAADLREEGLVLSPGPESGRGNPNCSRSGGRGWRFPRVLPGNLNPLRLLSPPAEAAEDAAATGKTKGGGMQRKTSLSRLNARLHRGCHRAQIIHSASFRDPAEVGRSGETPSSPLRTRPLSNLFG, encoded by the exons TCCGACAGATGGAGCTGATCGATCATTTCCTATCAATTTGCGGGGGGGGTGACCAGTCGAATGACGAGGTCCTGAAACGCGTCGTGGACAGCGTGGGCTTTGTGAAAGTGGAAAACGGGGtgacatttgtgtgtttaaacGCCGACGACGGCGTGAGGTCGGCGACGCGCGCGGACGCGGGCGGCCGCGATTACGCGGAATGCAACGGGAATATCCCGGAGATAGACGACGACAACTATGTGAACGGCAACCCGAGCATCAGAGCCGCAGCAG GTGCCCCCACCTCTTCGGCGACCAGCCCGGATGAGCAGCCCAATGACAATGACCGACCTGCAGCCCCCTCCCAGAATAACAAACCCAACGCAATGACTCCTGTCTCCGGCGGAGGAGGGCCggtgaagctgagggagaggaggcggcgagAGTCGGCCCCGGTAATTGGGCTGCCAGATCTTGAGGGTCGCCCCGCGGGCTGCCAGAATCAGCAGGTCAGAGGGACACGTCGGGTGTCCAGGGGCTCCCAGCGAGCCGTGCTGGTcagctgtctgtctgaggaCAGCACATTGGACGGGCTGGACCCTGCTGGAGACGTGAGCACGCCCAAGGGGAGTCGCAGGAACTTTATAGAGCTGATGATGAGTAGCTCTCCTCAG GTTCGGAGGTCTCTGATCAGCCGCGGTTCACGCCTCCGGGACTCTGCGAAGAGCGATGGCGATTCGACATCCCTCTTGTCTGCAGCCGCCGATGAGGACTGTGCCTCGGTGACCCTCGACCCCCTGGAACACGAGTGGATGCTGTGTGCCTCAGAAGGCCTGTGGGAAAGCCTGCAGCCCTTGCTCATTGTGGAGCCTTGCCTTGTGGCTAAGAAAGACTTTGTGACTGGCTTTACCTGCCTCCACTGGGCGGCCAAGCAGGGTAAAGCTGAGCTGCTCTCCCGGCTGCTGGCCTTCGCCAAGGAGAACGCCATACCCGTGAATGTGAACGTGAGATCGAGCGCCGGTTACACGCCGCTACACCTGGCCGCCATGCACGGACACACTCAG GCTGTTCGTGTGTTGCTGTCTGACTGGGAGGCGGACCCTGACGCTCGAGATTATGGTGGGAGGCGGGCCATCCAGTACCTGCCCCCATCACTGGCCGCTGACCTCCGGGAGGAGGGACTGGTCCTCTCACCAGGACCCGAGTCAGGCAGGGGAAACCCCAACTGCAGCCGCAGTGGAGGGCGTGGCTGGCGGTTTCCCAGAGTGCTCCCTGGCAATCTGAATCCTCTGCGGCTCCTGAGCCCCCCCGCCGAGGCAGCGGAGGACGCAGCTGCGACCGGGAAGACCAAGGGAGGGGGGATGCAGAGGAAGACGTCCCTGAGCCGGCTGAACGCACGGCTGCATCGAGGCTGCCACCGAGCGCAGATCATCCACAGCGCCTCTTTCAGGGACCCCGCGGAGGTGGGGAGAAGCGGGGAGACGCCCAGCAGCCCTCTGCGAACCCGGCCGCTGTCCAACCTGTTTGGATGA
- the akap17a gene encoding A-kinase anchor protein 17A: MTTIVHDTTEAVCLSSQYNLYLKPIAKMTVSVALPQLKLPGKSISNWEVMERVKAMVVPEQFSALRISKSTMDFIRFEGEVENKAVVKNLLSRLDGKTIKLSGFTDVLKVRAVENKLDFPTRHDWDSFFRDAKDMTETLPGERPDTIHLQGLPCRWFSQKDSQFPDRPSEEVLHAVFETFGKVRHVDIPMLDPYREEMLDKNFNTFSFGGHLNFDAYVQYQEYCGFTKAMDTLRSMKLMLKGDDGKAVACNIKVTFDTSKHLSEASLKRRSLDRLKLQELERQREEQKRREKEEEERRKEEERKQKVQEQEDKERRKEERLRKREQKLREKEERKSMKKVRRQQEEEQKKLQVKIAMEERRLLLAQRNLESIRLIAELLARTKDLKRKQQEKERAEREEQERLEQSRQMEELARLQQVEACRRKQEEALRRVEVEKERALELQRREKELREKLLCNLLKKSSDKAARSPGPQGDGVVESGEASDPGGSDTMLGVLGFVTAPNSEEQVPKSSKHTQVLGKNRTGEERKEREDRKENREGRREEVTRSRHSRERARDRDRSHRERRSYSQGRGRSTRSYSRRRRSPSHRRRSSVRHRRSCSHHDRRRRSHSHCSRSTSSSQERSLSRSNSKGRSHWRRRRRYSGGSSRGSRDRRSHSHSRRYRRRSNSGDRSYSRLR; encoded by the exons ATGACGACCATTGTCCATGATACAACAGAGGCAGTGTGCCTTTCATCCCAGTACAACCTATACCTCAAGCCTATCGCAAAAATGACCGTCAGTGTTGCTCTGCCCCAGCTCAAGCTCCCCGGCAAGAGCATATCCAACTGGGAAGTTATGGAGCGAGTCAAGGCCATGGTAGTTCCAGAGCAGTTTTCTGCCCTGCGTATTTCAAAGAGCACCATGGATTTCATCCGCTTTGAGGGAGAGGTGGAAAACAAGGCGGTCGTCAAGAACCTGCTGAGCCGCCTGGATGGGAAAACAATCAAGCTTAGTGGGTTTACTGATGTACTCAAG GTCCGTGCTGTTGAAAATAAGTTGGATTTTCCTACACGCCATGACTGGGATTCGTTCTTCCGTGATGCCAAGGACATGACTGAGACTCTGCCCGGAGAGAGGCCTGACACCATCCACCTGCAAGGACTTCCTTGTCGTTGGTTTAGCCAGAAGGACAGCCAGTTTCCAGACCGGCCCTCAGAAGAGGTCCTCCATGCTGTCTTCGAAACGTTCGGCAAG GTGCGACATGTTGACATCCCCATGCTGGACCCTTATCGGGAGGAGATGTTGGATAAGAACTTCAACACTTTCAGTTTTGGGGGTCATCTCAACTTTGACGCTTATGTCCAGTACCAGGAGTACTGTGGCTTCACCAAGGCTATGGACACCCTACGCAGTATGAAGCTGATGCTGAAAGGAGATGATGGGAAGGCAGTGGCTTGCAACATCAAG GTGACCTTTGACACTAGCAAGCATTTGAGTGAGGCTTCTCTGAAGAGGAGAAGCTTGGACAGGCTGAAGTTACAGGAGttggagagacaaagagaggagcAAAAACGAcgggagaaggaagaggaggagcggcgaaaagaggaggagag GAAGCAGAAAGTGCAGGAACAGGAGGAcaaggagaggagaaaggaagagaggctACGAAAGCGAGAGCAGAAGCTgcgggagaaagaggagaggaagagcatgAAGAAGGTGAGgcgacagcaggaggaggagcagaagaagctTCAGGTGAAGATTGccatggaggagaggaggctgctgCTGGCTCAGCGCAACCTGGAATCCATTAGACTCATTGCTGAGCTGCTAGCCAGGACCAAG GACCTGAAGCGGAAGCAGCAGGAGAAAGAAAGGGCGGAACGGGAGGAACAAGAGCGGCTGGAGCAGTCCCGACAGATGGAGGAACTGGCTCGTCTTCAGCAGGTGGAGGCCTGTCGGcggaagcaggaggaggcgctcaGAAGGGttgaggtggagaaggagcgTGCTCTCGAGCTCCAGCGTCGAGAGAAGGAGCTACGGGAGAAACTGCTTTGCAACTTGTTGAAGAAGAGCAGTGACAAAGCCGCGAGATCTCCCGGCCCACAGGGAGATGGCGTTGTAGAGAGTGGGGAGGCGTCCGATCCGGGCGGCAGTGACACGATGTTGGGGGTCCTGGGCTTTGTGACTGCCCCGAATAGCGAGGAGCAGGTTCCCAAATCCAGTAAGCACACTCAGGTTTTAGGAAAGAACagaacaggagaggagaggaaggaaagggaggATAGAAAGGAGAAccgggaggggaggagggaagaGGTGACCAGGAGCAGGCACAGTAGGGAGCGGGCAAGGGACCGAGATCGGTCCCACAGAGAGAGGCGCTCTTATAGCcaagggagggggaggagcaccCGCAGCtacagcaggagaagaaggagcCCCAGCCACCGTAGAAGGAGCTCTGTTCGCCATAGAAGAAGCTGCAGTCACCACGACAGAAGGAGGCGCAGCCACAGCCATTGCAGCAGGAGCACCAGTTCCAGCCAGGAGAGGAGCCTGAGCAGGAGTAACAGCAAGGGGAGGAGCCACTGGCGTCGTCGCCGCAGATACAGCGGAGGCAGCTCCAGGGGCAGTCGAGACAGGAGGAGTCACAGTCATAGTCGAAGATACAGGAGGCGCAGTAACAGCGGAGATAGGAGCTACTCCCGTCTGCGCTAG
- the asmt gene encoding acetylserotonin O-methyltransferase gives MSERKEVDTAEGKPAADTYPKKIMEYMEGFLISKVVSASCELGVFDVLLAAERPLSAEEISEAVGASLDGTQRLLAACAGLELLSTQQVNGRVLYGNTEQASVYLTRSSPSSLYESIHYSSRTLYLCWHYLTDAVREGKNQYERAFGHSAKDPFDALYRSDEDMRKFILFMSSIWNICGKDVVTAFDLSPFKVICDIGGCSGALAKHCTSAYPECTVTIFDLPKVVHVAREHFLTKADQRINFHEGNIIGDFFKDPLPVANLYILARIIHDWTEQRCVELLSKVYKACETGGAVLLVEALLYDDGSGPLTAQLFSLNMLVQTEGRERTPSQYAALLEAAGFSNIQHRFTGKSYDAVLGYKQA, from the exons ATGTCTGAACGCAAGGAGGTGGACACAGCTGAGGGGAAGCCTGCTGCAGACACGTACCCCAAAAAGATCATGGAGTACATGGAGGGGTTCCTCATCTCTAAG GTGGTTTCCGCCTCCTGTGAGCTGGGTGTGTTTGACGTGTTGCTGGCTGCAGAGCGCCCTCTGTCTGCGGAGGAGATCAGTGAGGCGGTCGGAGCCAGCCTGGACGGCACACAGAGGCTGCTGGCCGCCTGCGCCGGCCTGGAGCTCCTCAGTACGCAGCAGGTCAATGGGCGAG TGCTTTACGGTAACACAGAGCAGGCTAGTGTCTACCTGACCCGCTCCAGTCCTTCGTCCCTCTACGAGTCCATCCACTACAGCTCAAGAACCCTCTACCTCTGCTGGCACTACCTGACTGATGCTGTCCG AGAGGGAAAGAACCAGTATGAAAGGGCGTTTGGCCACAGCGCGAAAGACCCGTTTGATGCTCTCTACAG GTCCGACGAGGATATGAGGAAGTTTATCCTGTTTATGAGCTCCATTTGGAACATCTGTGGGAAGGATGTGGTCACGGCCTTCGACCTTTCACCTTTCAAGGTCATCTGCGACATCggag gctgcagcgggGCATTAGCTAAGCACTGCACGTCAGCTTACCCAGAATGCACCGTAACGATCTTTGACCTCCCCAAGGTGGTGCATGTGGCAAGGGAACATTTTTTGACGAAGGCCGACCAGAGGATAAACTTCCATGAAGGTAACATCA taggggaCTTCTTCAAGGACCCTCTTCCAGTGGCTAACCTCTACATCCTTGCCAGAATCATTCATGACTGGACCGAACAGCGCTGCGTAGAGCTGCTCAGTAAAGTTTACAAAGCCtgtgagacag ggggcgctgtgctGCTGGTGGAGGCATTGCTTTATGACGACGGCTCTGGGCCGCTGACGGCACAACTCTTCTCCCTGAACATGTTGGTGCAGACCGAGGGCAGAGAGAGGACCCCTTCCCAGTAcgccgccctgctggaggcTGCTGGCTTCTCCAACATCCAGCACCGCTTCACTGGGAAATCCTATGACGCTGTACTGGGATACAAACAGGCGTAA